The Sulfurimonas hydrogeniphila genome includes a window with the following:
- a CDS encoding TIGR00730 family Rossman fold protein, translated as MKMKKTVLPWEHPKLQEEDPQSLELIKTIMQSPTYAMAEEDKEFINSYEARGVRLELDYLKPELQMNKHGIEHTIVVFGSARIVEKETAMKRLSAIGEMLQKKPNNRDLLHELYVAERMVGKSIYYDDARKFGQLVGKSGKSAEDCRVTVMTGGGPGIMEAANRGAYDVGAKSIGLNIKLPHEQYPNPYITPDLCFLFHYFAIRKLHFLNRAKALVIYPGGFGTFDELFETLTLIQTRKSQTIPVVLVGKSYWNKAIDFEFLKDEGVIAPQDTEIITFADNAEEAWEYILSWHQEQGTPLYS; from the coding sequence ATGAAAATGAAAAAAACCGTTTTACCCTGGGAACATCCAAAACTGCAAGAAGAAGACCCGCAGTCGTTAGAACTGATAAAAACCATTATGCAAAGCCCGACATATGCGATGGCGGAAGAAGACAAAGAGTTTATCAACTCTTATGAGGCAAGAGGTGTCCGACTCGAACTTGATTATCTCAAACCGGAACTCCAAATGAACAAACACGGCATAGAACATACCATAGTTGTCTTTGGAAGTGCACGGATTGTCGAAAAAGAGACTGCAATGAAACGGCTTTCTGCCATTGGGGAAATGCTGCAGAAAAAACCCAACAACAGAGACCTCTTACATGAACTCTATGTTGCAGAACGGATGGTTGGCAAAAGTATTTACTATGATGATGCCAGAAAATTCGGTCAGCTTGTAGGAAAAAGCGGAAAGAGTGCTGAGGACTGCCGTGTCACCGTGATGACCGGAGGCGGTCCCGGCATTATGGAAGCAGCAAACCGCGGTGCGTATGATGTCGGAGCCAAAAGCATAGGACTCAATATCAAACTGCCGCATGAGCAGTATCCTAATCCTTATATTACCCCTGATTTGTGCTTTTTGTTTCACTATTTTGCCATCAGAAAACTGCATTTTTTAAACCGTGCAAAAGCTTTGGTGATTTATCCGGGCGGATTTGGAACTTTTGATGAACTGTTTGAGACACTGACACTGATTCAAACAAGAAAATCACAGACAATCCCTGTTGTGCTTGTCGGCAAAAGCTACTGGAACAAAGCAATAGATTTTGAATTTTTAAAAGATGAGGGTGTCATTGCACCGCAGGATACAGAGATCATTACATTTGCAGACAATGCAGAAGAAGCATGGGAATACATTCTCTCATGGCATCAAGAACAGGGAACACCACTCTACAGCTAA
- a CDS encoding plasma-membrane proton-efflux P-type ATPase — translation MKTYDDNLTGLTQEEVQERLNKYGYNELNEKEESWLHRLLRRFWGPIPWMIETAAVLSAIARRWEDFAVILFMLLVNAFVDFYQESKALSAIAVLKKKLARKALVLREGTWQNIDAKELVPDDIIKVKIGDVVPADCKLLGGGEFLQVDQSALTGESLPVNKQAQEDLYANAIIKQGEMIARVTATGINTYFGKTVGLVAKAEKEEQGHFQKMVIKVGDFLIAVTVVLIGIIIWHGVSRGEPLLDLLIFALILTISAIPVAMPAVLTVTMALGARVLATKEAIVTKLSAIEEAAGMDILCSDKTGTLTQNIMSLAEPYLVGDFTQEQLLLYAAYASKKENEDPIEKPIFDYIEAHHLSKKLQKSKMKKFIPFDPVHKKTEGVFEDGFIYTKGAPQVIIELCDEKEFDKKEAYKKVDDFAQKGFRTLGVAYKKCEEDFYHFAGLIPLFDPPREDSKEAIAEANAKGVAVKMVTGDNIAVAKYIAGILNIGQDIENIKELKGQSTKEYIYLSEIIVRSILKTLQKDADKEEIKKEVTQIVEEVQKELDAQPLPEGTVRQHESEIVKIIENADGFAQVFPEDKYFIVDKLQKADHIVGMTGDGVNDAPALKKADCGIAVSGATDAARAAADIVLMAPGLHVIVDAIEQARIVFERMKSYVVYRIAETIRILAFMTLAIVVFDFYPITAIMIILLALLNDIPIMAIAYDNTKVEEKPVRWDMKIVFILSSWLGVAGVLSSFTIFYITMVYLKSHPDTAMFLPEVPSWIDMHDDKSFLGFVQTLFFVKLILAGHYTIFNTRIADWFFKKPYPSWPLFLASFLTALIGTAIGLYSFGLMTRINWQWALFLWGYVSVWFVFNDMVKRIVVRYYEKRYGEEAL, via the coding sequence ATGAAAACATATGATGATAATTTAACCGGATTGACACAAGAAGAAGTGCAAGAACGCCTGAACAAATACGGCTACAATGAATTAAATGAAAAAGAAGAGAGTTGGCTGCATCGACTTTTACGACGATTTTGGGGACCTATTCCGTGGATGATTGAAACAGCTGCTGTTCTTTCTGCCATTGCACGCAGGTGGGAAGATTTTGCTGTCATCTTGTTTATGCTGCTTGTCAATGCTTTTGTTGATTTTTATCAAGAATCAAAAGCACTGAGTGCCATCGCCGTTTTAAAGAAAAAACTGGCAAGAAAAGCACTTGTACTGCGTGAGGGAACATGGCAGAATATTGATGCAAAAGAGCTTGTACCCGATGATATTATCAAAGTAAAAATAGGGGATGTTGTTCCGGCAGACTGTAAACTCCTGGGCGGCGGAGAGTTTTTGCAGGTTGACCAGTCTGCACTGACGGGAGAATCTCTGCCTGTCAACAAGCAGGCCCAAGAGGATCTCTATGCCAATGCTATTATCAAACAGGGTGAGATGATAGCACGTGTAACAGCTACAGGAATCAACACCTACTTTGGCAAAACGGTCGGTCTTGTCGCCAAGGCCGAAAAAGAGGAGCAGGGACATTTCCAGAAAATGGTTATCAAAGTGGGAGATTTTCTCATTGCTGTGACAGTTGTCCTTATAGGGATTATTATCTGGCATGGAGTCTCCAGAGGCGAGCCGCTTTTGGACCTGCTGATATTTGCACTTATTTTAACCATTTCGGCGATTCCTGTGGCGATGCCTGCGGTTTTAACAGTGACTATGGCACTGGGTGCCAGAGTCCTGGCAACCAAAGAAGCCATCGTTACAAAACTCTCAGCCATTGAAGAAGCAGCGGGCATGGACATTTTATGTTCAGACAAAACAGGCACGCTCACACAAAACATTATGAGTCTTGCCGAGCCGTATCTTGTCGGAGACTTTACACAGGAGCAGTTACTGCTTTATGCTGCATATGCCAGTAAAAAAGAGAATGAAGATCCCATAGAAAAACCGATTTTTGACTATATTGAGGCGCATCATCTCAGCAAAAAACTTCAAAAATCAAAAATGAAAAAGTTCATCCCTTTTGATCCGGTGCATAAAAAAACAGAAGGCGTCTTTGAGGATGGCTTCATTTATACCAAAGGGGCTCCCCAGGTTATTATAGAGTTATGTGATGAAAAAGAGTTTGATAAAAAAGAAGCCTACAAAAAGGTGGATGATTTTGCGCAAAAAGGGTTTCGCACACTTGGTGTGGCCTATAAAAAATGCGAAGAGGACTTCTACCATTTTGCCGGACTCATTCCGCTTTTTGATCCTCCGCGTGAAGATTCCAAAGAGGCCATAGCCGAAGCAAATGCCAAAGGTGTGGCAGTGAAAATGGTCACCGGTGACAATATCGCTGTTGCAAAATATATTGCCGGTATTTTAAATATCGGACAGGATATAGAAAACATCAAAGAACTCAAAGGACAGAGTACAAAAGAGTACATCTATCTTTCAGAAATTATCGTACGTTCAATATTGAAGACTTTGCAAAAAGATGCGGACAAAGAGGAAATTAAAAAAGAGGTAACCCAGATAGTCGAAGAAGTGCAAAAAGAGCTTGATGCGCAGCCGCTTCCTGAGGGAACTGTCCGTCAGCATGAGAGTGAAATTGTCAAAATTATTGAAAATGCCGACGGTTTTGCACAGGTTTTTCCGGAAGACAAATACTTTATAGTAGACAAGCTCCAAAAAGCAGACCATATTGTCGGTATGACCGGTGACGGGGTCAATGATGCTCCTGCACTTAAAAAAGCCGATTGTGGAATTGCGGTAAGCGGTGCGACTGATGCCGCGCGGGCAGCAGCGGATATTGTACTTATGGCTCCGGGTTTACATGTAATTGTAGATGCGATTGAGCAGGCACGTATTGTATTTGAGAGAATGAAAAGCTATGTTGTTTACCGTATAGCAGAAACCATTCGTATTTTGGCATTTATGACACTGGCTATTGTGGTGTTTGATTTTTACCCTATTACCGCGATTATGATCATTCTTTTGGCACTGCTCAATGATATTCCCATTATGGCAATTGCTTATGACAACACAAAAGTAGAGGAAAAACCGGTACGATGGGATATGAAAATCGTCTTTATTCTCTCGAGTTGGCTTGGAGTTGCCGGAGTGCTGAGTTCTTTTACCATCTTTTATATCACAATGGTCTATTTAAAATCACATCCCGATACAGCAATGTTCCTGCCGGAAGTTCCCTCATGGATCGATATGCATGATGATAAATCATTTTTGGGATTTGTCCAGACACTCTTCTTTGTGAAGCTTATTCTCGCCGGGCATTATACGATTTTTAACACCCGTATTGCTGACTGGTTCTTTAAAAAGCCGTATCCGTCATGGCCGCTTTTCCTGGCATCTTTTTTGACAGCACTCATCGGCACGGCCATAGGTCTGTACAGTTTTGGACTCATGACCCGTATTAACTGGCAGTGGGCCCTCTTTTTATGGGGCTATGTAAGCGTCTGGTTTGTATTTAACGACATGGTCAAACGCATAGTTGTCCGATATTATGAAAAACGCTATGGAGAGGAGGCCTTGTAA
- a CDS encoding HDOD domain-containing protein, protein MKSSIIESIKSLPPLSKTIIDINRVYADEEAGVGDLVKVVERDPMIVANLLKHANSPLYGFGREIKSVAQAVSLFGMSMTRSIALGNSVRKLLNVDMQPYGVTSEKFAEISSMQATLMRKWYAKIDKQKADTLYLAAFLQETGKILIASDVIQEDEGVSFQSEAEHSNNLAELEKAYVEVTSSQVTAKIFEHWSFEKEFVEMIRYADNPSSAPEEVQEYAIALNIVKTVIPVNNPLSEQAVNFGLKRAKDTGYDSSILQEAINDMLDAAEVSS, encoded by the coding sequence ATGAAGAGCTCAATTATTGAGAGTATAAAATCGCTTCCTCCTCTTTCAAAAACTATTATTGACATTAACCGGGTTTATGCGGATGAAGAGGCAGGTGTCGGTGACTTGGTCAAGGTCGTGGAACGTGATCCTATGATAGTTGCCAATTTACTTAAACATGCCAATTCTCCTTTGTATGGTTTTGGGAGAGAGATTAAAAGTGTTGCACAGGCTGTTTCACTTTTTGGTATGAGCATGACACGCTCTATTGCGCTTGGAAACTCTGTGCGTAAACTTTTAAATGTAGATATGCAACCTTACGGAGTAACAAGTGAGAAATTTGCAGAAATCTCCAGTATGCAGGCAACGCTTATGCGTAAATGGTATGCAAAAATAGATAAACAAAAGGCTGATACATTGTATTTGGCTGCATTTTTGCAAGAAACAGGAAAAATTCTGATAGCAAGTGATGTCATCCAGGAAGATGAAGGTGTGAGTTTTCAATCAGAAGCAGAGCATTCCAACAATTTGGCAGAGCTGGAAAAAGCATATGTAGAAGTGACAAGTTCTCAGGTAACAGCAAAAATCTTTGAGCACTGGAGTTTTGAGAAAGAATTTGTTGAAATGATTCGTTATGCGGACAATCCTTCGAGTGCACCGGAAGAGGTACAGGAGTATGCTATTGCTTTGAATATAGTCAAGACTGTCATTCCTGTTAATAATCCTTTGTCAGAACAGGCAGTTAATTTTGGACTCAAACGTGCCAAAGATACCGGTTATGATTCAAGCATACTGCAAGAGGCAATCAATGATATGCTTGATGCTGCAGAGGTTTCTTCATGA
- a CDS encoding aldo/keto reductase yields MEFRYIGKTGLRVSPICLGTMTFGTQTPDEKAAFEIMDKAYEAGVNFFDTAELYPVPPSAKLAGVTEEIVGRWLKTKPRESVILATKVAGAASGWFVPPVRHGLTAIDSFHIEKAVEGSLKRLGTDYLDLYQMHWPDTVVPIEESLKAFDRLVQSGKVRYIGTSNDTAYGTSKALMTSEFKGYARFESIQNNFSLLNRRFLDELAVLCEKEQISLLPYSPLAGGVLSGKYNQTNNATGRFATYVQSKNARQRAMAQRFLNDKTLASTQKYLKIAHDAGLDPVTMAIAWSKQFSFVASTIIGATQPAQLDASLAAMDVELSQEVLDACDKVHQEILYPMG; encoded by the coding sequence ATGGAGTTTCGATATATAGGAAAAACAGGCTTGAGAGTCAGTCCAATATGCCTTGGCACTATGACGTTTGGGACACAGACACCTGATGAGAAGGCTGCTTTTGAAATAATGGACAAAGCCTATGAAGCAGGTGTGAATTTTTTTGATACAGCCGAGTTGTATCCTGTACCTCCTTCTGCCAAACTTGCAGGAGTGACAGAAGAGATTGTAGGCCGATGGCTCAAAACAAAACCGCGTGAGAGTGTTATACTTGCTACAAAGGTTGCAGGGGCTGCAAGCGGTTGGTTTGTTCCGCCTGTTCGTCACGGACTGACAGCAATAGACAGTTTTCATATTGAGAAGGCGGTTGAGGGAAGTCTTAAACGTTTGGGGACTGACTATCTAGATCTGTATCAGATGCACTGGCCGGATACCGTAGTGCCGATTGAGGAGAGTCTTAAAGCCTTTGACAGACTTGTACAAAGCGGTAAGGTGCGTTATATAGGAACGTCCAACGATACGGCCTACGGTACTTCAAAAGCATTAATGACAAGTGAATTCAAAGGATATGCCAGATTTGAGTCCATTCAAAACAATTTTTCTCTTTTAAATCGCAGATTTTTGGATGAACTTGCTGTGCTTTGTGAAAAAGAGCAGATTTCGCTTTTGCCGTATTCGCCGCTTGCAGGCGGAGTCTTGAGCGGCAAATACAATCAGACAAATAATGCAACAGGAAGATTTGCAACGTATGTACAATCAAAAAATGCAAGACAAAGAGCCATGGCACAAAGATTTCTTAATGACAAGACGCTCGCTTCGACGCAAAAATATTTAAAAATAGCGCATGATGCAGGGCTTGACCCGGTAACTATGGCAATTGCCTGGTCCAAACAGTTTTCTTTTGTTGCATCCACTATTATAGGTGCCACGCAACCGGCACAACTTGATGCAAGTTTGGCGGCAATGGATGTAGAACTTTCACAGGAAGTGCTTGACGCCTGCGATAAAGTGCATCAGGAAATTTTATATCCTATGGGCTAG
- the polA gene encoding DNA polymerase I, with product MSKTVTVIDTFGFFFRSFYALPQHLRTKDGFPTGLLTGFTNFISSLQKEHDSDYIIFAIDSKGDTFRNEIDVNYKANRSAPPPELTQQLPVAIEWINKMGYKTLGKSGFEADDIIATVVKCAKEKGYKVRVVSHDKDLYQLIDDDKVVIVDAIKRKYVNEKACYDKYGVTPKQFVDYQAILGDSADNVPGVKGIGKVGAEKLLKEYGTLDNIYAHIDEIKGATQKKLIASKEQAYMSKELVTLHPDVFECKDFDFEEYKMDVENPFLNIYDELVKYEQNAILRTLHAKNMVSPERQESAKKLQESCEEKASKLDFKATLLTDETELNKVLDKLDADTVVAFDTETTGLDYIKNKLVGFSFSFNDEEAYYVPFGHFYLGVADQVSKDVARSAMRRIFNSRVVGHNIKFDLHFVLRFLDEKELPVYCDSMILAWLINPESALSLDKLSDKLLGHEMVHFKDTVKKGENFSTVELDDACVYAAEDAFITRKLYKLFLQKLELQDATHLIEEAKTVEIPFIHTLLKMEEEGIEVDTAFLEKFLIEVKETLEHLTKSIYELAGSEFNINSTQQLGKILFEKLGLPVGKKTKTGYSTDEKVLSSLKEKHPVIPKLLEYREVHKLYSTYIDPLLKLADEDEHHRIHTSFVQTGTATGRLSSKNPNLQNIPTRTPLGAKIRRAFVAGEGKKLIGIDYSQMELRLLAHFSQDPVLVDAFMHDKDIHLQTAVVLFGEEEAKAKRNIAKTVNFGLLYGMGQKKLSDTLGIPTKEAKAIIEKYFASFPTVKAYFRSIVEKSKEQGYVETLLKRRRYFDYENATPMYKAAYEREAVNTVFQGSVSDIIKLSMNKIHTIINEEKLPAKMLLQIHDELIFEVDAKEVDVLGERFRNIMDHIVELKIPLRASLNIGDNWGELK from the coding sequence ATGAGCAAAACAGTTACAGTCATAGATACATTCGGATTTTTCTTTCGGAGTTTTTACGCACTTCCTCAGCATTTACGTACAAAAGACGGTTTCCCGACCGGACTTTTAACCGGGTTTACCAATTTTATTTCGAGTTTGCAAAAAGAGCATGACAGTGACTATATCATTTTTGCCATAGACTCCAAAGGCGATACTTTCAGAAATGAAATAGATGTCAATTACAAAGCAAACCGAAGTGCGCCGCCGCCGGAACTCACACAACAGCTTCCCGTTGCCATAGAATGGATAAACAAGATGGGGTATAAAACACTTGGAAAAAGCGGATTTGAAGCGGATGATATTATTGCCACGGTCGTAAAATGTGCAAAAGAAAAAGGATACAAAGTCAGAGTCGTTTCCCATGACAAAGACCTCTACCAGCTCATAGACGACGACAAAGTCGTTATTGTCGATGCTATTAAAAGAAAATATGTAAATGAAAAAGCATGTTATGACAAATACGGCGTAACACCCAAGCAGTTTGTAGACTATCAGGCAATTCTCGGCGACAGTGCGGATAATGTTCCCGGTGTCAAAGGCATAGGAAAAGTCGGTGCCGAGAAACTTTTAAAAGAGTACGGCACGCTTGATAATATTTATGCCCATATAGACGAAATCAAGGGCGCGACACAAAAAAAGCTCATAGCGTCAAAAGAACAGGCTTATATGTCAAAAGAGTTGGTAACTTTGCATCCTGATGTGTTTGAGTGCAAAGATTTTGATTTTGAAGAGTATAAAATGGATGTGGAAAATCCGTTTTTAAATATTTATGACGAACTGGTCAAGTATGAACAAAATGCAATTCTGCGTACACTTCATGCAAAAAACATGGTCAGCCCCGAGCGTCAGGAAAGCGCCAAAAAACTGCAAGAGTCCTGTGAGGAAAAAGCTTCAAAACTGGATTTTAAAGCGACACTGCTTACGGACGAAACAGAGTTGAACAAGGTTCTTGACAAACTCGATGCAGATACAGTTGTTGCTTTTGACACGGAAACAACGGGACTGGATTATATAAAAAACAAACTTGTCGGTTTTAGCTTTTCTTTTAATGATGAGGAAGCCTATTATGTTCCTTTTGGGCATTTTTATTTGGGAGTGGCTGATCAGGTAAGCAAAGATGTTGCCAGAAGTGCTATGCGCCGTATTTTCAACTCTCGTGTAGTGGGTCATAACATAAAATTTGATTTGCATTTTGTTTTACGTTTTTTAGATGAAAAAGAGCTGCCTGTATATTGTGACAGTATGATTTTGGCATGGCTTATTAACCCGGAATCTGCTTTAAGCCTGGACAAACTTTCTGACAAACTCCTAGGGCATGAAATGGTGCATTTCAAAGATACGGTAAAAAAAGGGGAAAACTTTTCTACCGTGGAACTTGATGATGCCTGTGTGTATGCCGCAGAGGACGCTTTTATAACACGAAAACTCTATAAACTCTTTTTACAAAAACTGGAACTCCAGGATGCGACACACCTCATAGAAGAGGCAAAAACAGTTGAAATTCCGTTTATTCATACACTTTTGAAAATGGAAGAGGAGGGGATAGAGGTCGACACAGCCTTTTTAGAAAAGTTTTTGATTGAGGTAAAAGAGACACTCGAACACTTGACAAAAAGTATCTATGAACTTGCGGGGAGTGAGTTTAACATCAATTCAACACAGCAACTCGGCAAGATACTTTTTGAAAAACTCGGGCTTCCTGTGGGAAAAAAGACAAAAACAGGCTATTCTACAGATGAAAAAGTGCTCAGTTCTTTAAAAGAGAAGCATCCCGTCATCCCAAAACTACTGGAGTATCGTGAGGTTCATAAACTCTACTCTACCTATATTGACCCGCTTTTAAAATTGGCGGATGAGGATGAACACCATAGAATTCATACCTCTTTTGTGCAAACCGGTACAGCAACAGGAAGACTGAGCTCAAAAAACCCGAATTTGCAAAATATTCCGACAAGAACACCGCTGGGTGCAAAAATCCGTAGAGCATTTGTAGCCGGTGAGGGCAAAAAACTCATTGGTATTGATTACTCGCAGATGGAACTGCGCCTCTTGGCGCATTTTTCACAGGATCCTGTTTTGGTGGATGCATTTATGCATGACAAAGATATTCACTTACAGACGGCTGTGGTATTATTCGGTGAAGAGGAAGCAAAAGCAAAAAGAAACATAGCAAAAACCGTTAATTTTGGACTTTTATATGGAATGGGGCAGAAAAAACTCTCAGATACTCTGGGCATTCCAACAAAAGAGGCAAAAGCAATTATAGAGAAGTATTTTGCATCCTTTCCGACAGTTAAAGCCTACTTTCGTTCTATAGTGGAAAAATCAAAAGAACAGGGATATGTAGAAACATTACTCAAACGCAGACGCTATTTTGACTATGAAAACGCCACGCCGATGTACAAGGCTGCCTATGAGCGAGAAGCAGTCAATACTGTTTTTCAGGGAAGTGTGAGTGATATAATAAAACTCAGTATGAATAAAATCCATACTATTATCAATGAGGAAAAACTGCCGGCTAAAATGTTACTGCAAATTCATGATGAACTGATTTTTGAAGTTGATGCAAAAGAAGTTGATGTACTCGGAGAGAGATTCCGAAATATTATGGATCATATTGTAGAACTCAAAATACCTCTGCGGGCAAGTTTAAATATCGGAGATAACTGGGGAGAATTAAAATAA
- a CDS encoding DUF6629 family protein translates to MDIYFAVLNFTLSGAIGLVGILTLQKVSTPNEVLFALLPLLFALHQFDEGFVWLGMGGHIDTRALEIAAGIFVYYAQGLLPFLIPLAIWLIEKDGYKKKLVGILAILGFGLAVYTMYGLSTVPTSVSVVNNTLYYKNPWTENFYDAGIYILTTCGSLMLSSSIAIELFGLLNLIGLVVIYILRPYGFTSLWCLYAAAISGLLYFYFIERRIQFLQELKTKKDGIGKKLEQELDRLKKAHPKLFTSRL, encoded by the coding sequence ATGGATATATATTTTGCAGTATTAAACTTCACTCTCTCCGGAGCCATCGGGTTGGTAGGTATCCTCACGCTTCAAAAAGTGAGTACACCCAATGAAGTTCTTTTTGCTCTCTTGCCGCTTTTATTTGCCCTGCATCAGTTTGATGAAGGTTTTGTCTGGCTTGGAATGGGTGGGCATATTGATACACGTGCCCTGGAGATTGCCGCAGGTATTTTTGTCTATTATGCGCAGGGTTTGCTGCCCTTTCTCATTCCTCTGGCTATCTGGCTCATAGAAAAAGACGGATACAAAAAAAAGCTGGTTGGAATTTTGGCAATTTTGGGTTTTGGTCTTGCTGTCTATACAATGTATGGACTCTCAACAGTACCAACAAGTGTCAGTGTTGTAAACAACACACTGTATTACAAAAATCCATGGACTGAAAACTTTTATGATGCCGGCATTTATATACTCACAACCTGCGGCTCTTTGATGCTCAGCAGCAGTATTGCCATAGAACTTTTTGGACTTTTAAACCTCATCGGTCTTGTTGTTATATATATTCTCAGACCTTACGGTTTTACCTCTTTATGGTGTCTGTATGCAGCAGCTATCAGCGGATTATTATATTTTTATTTTATTGAACGACGTATTCAGTTTCTCCAGGAACTCAAAACAAAAAAAGACGGTATAGGTAAAAAACTCGAACAGGAATTAGACAGACTCAAAAAAGCACATCCAAAGCTTTTTACTTCACGCCTCTAA
- a CDS encoding MgtC/SapB family protein: protein MSLNIDLVHFLVVTVFSFLVGLEVKSYRKQYITSKTENLFFGDVRTYSFVGILGFVLFAVDSSLHILYAGGFLSITLLYALLYQKNLQENQRSILLYIVMLLVYSFGALIQTEALWMTALLYVSIVFILNVNKGVEKFTQEINISEFETLSKMILLSVVILPLLPDTKIIPYIPLSPFKIWLAVVVISGISYSGYILQKYFFPSKGYYLTGIFGGSYSSTATTVVLARKAKQLQGYAVIDAAIISATAVMYLRLIVIALIFNIEIGKSLLFPFILLALTGFLISLFYLKSEQKTQENVEIVDHNPLELKTAFLFAFLFVAMIVITHFVTKHYGTSGLEILSFLVGFTDIDPFILSILTGKFSIENTQTTAAIMIAAGSNNLLKAIYALWFGTIKNTYKSALWISLLGVITIVWGLYFEHIL from the coding sequence ATGAGTTTAAATATTGATTTGGTACATTTTCTGGTTGTCACTGTTTTTAGCTTTTTGGTCGGACTCGAAGTCAAATCATACAGAAAACAGTATATTACTTCCAAAACAGAAAATCTTTTCTTTGGAGATGTACGCACCTACAGTTTTGTAGGAATTTTAGGCTTTGTTTTATTTGCGGTTGATTCGAGTCTGCATATTCTGTATGCGGGAGGTTTTTTGTCAATTACACTCTTGTATGCCCTGCTCTATCAAAAAAATCTTCAAGAAAACCAACGCAGTATTTTACTCTACATTGTTATGCTCCTTGTCTACTCTTTTGGCGCTCTGATTCAGACAGAGGCCTTATGGATGACAGCACTTCTGTATGTCAGTATTGTCTTTATATTGAATGTCAACAAAGGTGTTGAGAAGTTTACACAAGAGATCAATATCAGCGAATTTGAAACATTAAGCAAAATGATACTCCTCTCTGTCGTCATCCTGCCTCTGCTTCCCGATACAAAAATAATTCCCTACATTCCGCTCTCTCCTTTTAAAATATGGTTGGCTGTTGTAGTGATCTCAGGTATCAGTTACAGTGGATATATACTGCAGAAATACTTTTTTCCCTCCAAAGGCTACTACCTGACAGGAATTTTTGGCGGTTCCTACTCTTCGACGGCAACAACTGTTGTCCTGGCAAGGAAGGCAAAACAGCTGCAAGGATATGCCGTCATAGATGCAGCGATTATTTCGGCAACCGCGGTAATGTATCTGCGTCTCATTGTTATTGCCTTGATTTTTAATATTGAGATTGGAAAAAGTCTGCTTTTTCCTTTTATACTCCTGGCACTTACAGGATTTCTGATTTCTCTGTTTTATTTGAAAAGCGAACAAAAAACACAGGAAAATGTTGAAATTGTCGACCACAATCCCTTGGAACTCAAAACTGCTTTTTTGTTTGCCTTTTTGTTTGTTGCCATGATTGTCATTACCCATTTTGTGACAAAACATTACGGAACATCAGGCCTGGAAATACTCTCTTTTTTAGTCGGATTTACCGATATTGATCCTTTTATACTCTCTATACTGACAGGCAAGTTCTCTATCGAAAACACCCAGACAACTGCCGCTATAATGATTGCCGCAGGAAGCAACAACCTCCTTAAAGCTATTTATGCCTTATGGTTTGGTACAATAAAAAATACCTATAAATCGGCACTGTGGATTTCTCTCTTAGGTGTCATTACCATCGTATGGGGACTCTATTTTGAACATATATTGTAA
- the ppk2 gene encoding polyphosphate kinase 2, which translates to MKKDIYKQELYALQVELVKFQKEVIAKNLKVCVIFEGRDAAGKDGMIKRFTEHLSPRDARVVALGKPSDVDKKSWYFQRYVQELPVGGEMVFFNRSWYNRAGVEKVMNFCTQKEYEHFMKEVGNFEHLLVNAEIIFIKYYLDISKEEQKKRLQERKKDPLKQWKLSPIDEQAQKHWKAYSNARDEMFNKTSFVFAPWYVVHSDDKKTARINTLKHFLSQVDYKDKNKECLRFDHSVVCLFDESCYTKGLIYK; encoded by the coding sequence ATGAAAAAAGACATCTACAAACAAGAGTTATATGCCCTGCAGGTTGAACTTGTGAAATTTCAAAAAGAGGTCATTGCAAAAAACTTAAAAGTATGTGTGATTTTTGAAGGTCGTGACGCTGCCGGAAAAGACGGTATGATAAAACGTTTTACAGAGCACTTAAGCCCCAGAGATGCCAGAGTGGTCGCACTTGGAAAACCCAGTGATGTAGACAAAAAATCATGGTATTTTCAAAGATATGTCCAGGAACTTCCTGTTGGAGGGGAAATGGTCTTTTTTAACCGCAGCTGGTACAACAGAGCCGGCGTAGAAAAAGTAATGAATTTCTGCACACAAAAAGAGTATGAACATTTTATGAAAGAGGTTGGCAATTTTGAGCACCTCTTGGTCAATGCGGAAATTATTTTCATCAAATATTATCTTGATATTTCCAAAGAGGAGCAGAAAAAAAGACTGCAGGAGAGAAAAAAAGACCCGCTCAAACAGTGGAAACTCAGCCCGATTGACGAACAGGCACAAAAACACTGGAAAGCCTACTCAAATGCGCGCGATGAGATGTTTAACAAAACCTCCTTTGTCTTTGCCCCCTGGTATGTTGTACACAGTGATGACAAAAAAACAGCACGGATCAATACCCTCAAACATTTTTTATCACAGGTTGATTATAAAGACAAGAACAAAGAGTGTTTACGCTTTGATCACAGTGTCGTATGCCTTTTTGATGAGAGCTGTTATACAAAAGGATTAATTTATAAATGA